ACGACTCCAACCGGATGAGGCAGCTGCTCTCCAAGTCCATCGTGatagatgacgacgacgacgatgagtaTCCGTGGCGCCAGAACGCTCACAGATACTACGTCCACCTCGTCCtcagcctcttcctctttctgtggTTCATAATGGGCAATTACTGGGTCTTTTCCATATACCCGCCCGACTTCATCCCCCCTTTCCACCGGCCCCAGGACTACTGTGACAAAACCCTGTACATCTTTGCGGTCGGTGCCCTCTCCCTCAGTCACGCTGGGCTGTGTCTGCTTGTCTGTTGCAGCTGCTGCACGTATCTCTTTTCGAAGCGGAGCGAGGCCCTCGGCGGGGACTAAGAGTCACCCCAAGAGtctggtgaggaaagggtggccAGCACCTTAGCTATCTCCCCCGTTTTTTAGAGGTCACCCAGCGCAGTGAAGACCCATAGGGATCAATTCTATTAGAAGACCACTCTGCTCGGGAAACTGTGGGAAGCTGCCATCTTAGTCCTTCAGCTACCTTGCCCATCCTGATTTTTTATCTCTTTATGTTCTTTCTCCAGACCATTCGGTATTTAGCGTAACGTGGTTAAAGGGCAAAGGCTCTGAAACTtctgggggacggagggagaaAGCGACTCTGTCTCCATGTCATCTGGGTAAGATAGAGTTGCTTCTCTGCCCACCTCCCAGTTGGCTCTGGTCTAATCTACCCACATGGGGGCAACCCAGAACCGGCTTTAAATAGCCTTGGAGTACAAGGAAGACTTACTACGTGTTGGGATTCAGACCCACGACAGAGCGATGCGCGGCCTTGGCATTCAGCACTGCAGAGGGAAGTGATTCCTCTGACCGTACTTTGGTTGTGTAATATTTACTGCAAAGCTGGGCTTCAGAGATGCCATTTATTTTTCTCGGGTCTAACCTTCGGCTGAAGGGCTTACCGTAGTTAACCTGATCCCGTGAGCTATTCGAGTACTTACCTTGGTCTTGTAAAGGGCAGCCAAGGAAGCTCCTCTTTGGCTCTGGATAGTCCAGTTCCAGTGGAGGGGCCAGTGAGTTTTGGAGCTTGAGGGAGTCACTTTCAAGTGGTGAAGCCCAAGAGTGTAGCCGCTGCTTGTGGACATCAGGAAGTTTGCTTGTTTGAGCAGAGAAAGGCAGTGgatcatgattattatggtatttcttaagcacttatatggttcaagcactgttctgggtgctgTGGTTGATAagttcattaggtcagacacaatccctgttccatacggggctcacaatctaccggggagaaagaacaggcattgaatccccattttacagatgagaaaactgcagcaacagagaaattaagagactagcccaagatcacacaacaggcaactggataaaacagcatggcctaatggaaagagcatggacccggaaatcagagaacctggctctgccactcatctgctgagtgaccttggagaagtcacttcacttctctatgcctcagttacctcatctgtaaaatggggattaagagagtgggccctatgtgggattgggactttgcctgacctgattatcttgtatctatcccagtgcttggtacagtgcctggcacatagtaagtgcttaatgaataccattgaacaCAAGAAAACTGATGGAGtcaggtagaacccaggtcccctgactcctaggcccatgcactttccactgggccaggtccCCACACAAAGgtatgtgctgaacaaatacccatcTCTGGCAAGAACTCGTGGTTGCTTCACCCTAAAACCAACCCAGAAGGCAAACATCAGGGCCATTACATTAGCATCAGTAATTAAAGGCAGATCAAATGGCCGGTCCATAGGCAGCAgagctttagctgtggagagcttttaaaaaagaaaaaaaagaaaccataCAAAAGCTTGAGAATTCTATTTACAAACCCAGCCTGGCGGccttttctccttgtctcctAGCACAGGAACAAAGAGACTTCTAGTGAAAATGCAGAGGCGATTTAGTCTCGGGAAGACCACATCTCGCGGGGAATCAGGAAAACCGAGCTTGGTTCTAGCCCGTTTTGCTGAGGTATTTTAGAGAAGGCACTGAATTTCTCCTTGTATCACAGGTTTCCACTGATAAGAGGAAGGTGGTGTCCACCGCACTTGAGCAGGTTTCTGGGGATTTTGCTGAGCTGAGTGAGAAAGTGAATTCACCAGAGGAAAGAATGCAATAGCTGTGCCAAATTACCAGAACAATGAAGTCTGTAAAATACCATACTTGAAGTGTCTTTAAAACAAGGAACTTGATTGCTCGAAATAGGCACGGCCTCTAATCATTTGGGCATCTAAAAGCTCCTCGAGAAATTCCATTGCTTTATAAATGGCCCACTGTGGCAAAAATCCCATCAAATTAGAAAAGAGGGTGGACCGAGGTGGTTATAtggaagggaggagaatgggggagTCACTGGGGGTTTTTCTAAGGATTGAGATGCTGGGGCCCCTTTGGAGAATTTGTCGGCTTTGAAGAGGTAGAGACTTGGTTGCCTATGGTGTTATGAGATTACGTATGAGATTAGAGTGAAATAACAATTAGCCTCAGAAGTCTCCTTATGCCAGCAATActgcctccccctcaccccaaaatATGGGTACCGTGTACCCTAAAACCTGATCCTCTGGTGGTAGTCGCAGTAGCCGCGGAAGTGTGCTGGGAGTAGTAATAGCAGAggtattaagctccttgtgggcagagattgtgtcgacctactgtactgtactatttcaagaggttagtgcagtgctctgcacacgatatgtgctcaacaaatacctttggtAGCGGTGTTTATTAGGCACTCATTTggtgtgatgcactgtactagaGGCTTGAGAAATCGAAACTAACGAACCGACTCGTTCCCTGCCTACTAAGAGTTTACACTCTTCTAGGGGagacattgaaaaaaaaaattggagcagACCTTTGTATTTAAAACATCTGGCCTTtttaagtacacacacacacactctgtctcttggccttttaaaagaaaagcatccctggtttcattcattcattcaatcgtatttattgagcgcttactatgtgcagagcactgtaataagtgcttggaatgcacaaatcggcaacagatagagacaatccctgcccaacaacgggctcacagtctaaacaatttCTATGTTTTTGCAGTGGTAAGGTTTGCAGTCCTGTGTGCAGTCTTCTATGTCTGTATTCATCAATTCAGTGAGCGCTCATTTGACCAAACACCCCAGTTACGGTCTCTTCTTTTGTACGAATATTTGCCTAAACTGTACCGTTTGCATTGTTAAGTATGGCTGAGCTCCTTTCAGGTGAAAACATGTTGGGATTAAGGAACGCATATCTAGGAACTGCCGAGGCTCATTATCTGGAAAGTTTACTATGGTCACATTATCATTATCTGGAAAGTTTACTATGGTCACATTATCGCTGCTGTTATTTTATGCTAATAGTAAAATGCCTCATCAGCCAGATTAGTGAGCATTGAACCAGTGgttcagagacacagagaaattaggctGAGCCTAAAATAAATCAAGTAGTGAGCAAGTAATTTTAATGTACGTGTTAAAATGGTTTTGGCATGGATAATGTACTCTTTCGGGAAAATAATGCTGCTTGTTTTGAAAGTAAACCTGGGGAGGGCTAGTGAAACATTCCCAATTTGTGAAAATCAGTGTCATTTCCCTGATTTAGTTAGATGGTCAGTAGGGCTGTTTTATATGCATACCCGTTCAGTCTCCTGAACTGAAGAAACACTGGATTCAGAGGCAGTGCAGTAATCACATTAGCTGTCtctttcaggtcatgtttcccaaTGCGGAGTGgtagtctctgtctcactctctctcctccctccaacccccttctccttttttcctcttttctcacctccccctttttcttttttttcccctttgtcctctctcctgttgctccatttctccccttcatttcccccctctcctcttccctctctctcctctttccttttttttctctctctctccctcctccccactccttcatCATTTTCATGAGTCACAGAGGCTGCATTCCCCAGAAAACTATTCCCTGAAGTCATTGTTCTGTAGATTCTTAAGAGAAACCTGTATCTGGCTTTTTTGTGTGTGCCCGAAGGCATTCATTGGTTGCTATGAAAGCAGAATAGATCAAATGCTGATGGCTGTATAAAATCCATTGCTGCCAACCAACCCCTGCCAGGGAAACCAATGCTATTCACTAGGGGAACATTATCATTCTGCAAGGCAGTCCAGCAGGTTCGCTCTTTCTAGTGGCATTTCCAAATTGTGCTGCCTGCGTCGTTCCTCTTACGACGATGTGTGCAGCAGATGTCAGTGCtttatcgatcaatagtatttattgagtacttagtgtgttcagagcacagtactaagcacccaggagagtacaatataaccgagttggtagacgtgataataattgtggtttgtgttaagcgcttactatgtgctgagcactgtactaagatacaagataaccagcttCCGTATGGgcccgcagtctaaataggagcgagaacaggtattgaatctctattttgcagatgagggaattgaggcacagaaaagttaagtgacttccctaaggtcatgtggcggagctggaattggaatctaggtcctctgaatcccaggttggAGTGCAGGAGGAAACACAGGACTATTGATAATACGTGTGAAAAGAAAAGAGGATAGGATGCTTTAAGAAGGTCAATTTAATTGTAGATTACATGCTAGAgcaaatattttaatgtctttaaAACAAATTCAGAAAAATGTAAATCTTTACTCGATGTTATCAAGGGGAAGGCATTAGGGTAGTATGTCTTTAAGAAAGGGAATCATCTCGAGAAACACTGGGGTGGAAGAAGTGAGCACAAGGCCCACTAGGCCCAGCGCCTGTTTGTGCCCTCGGAGAAGCTTCCTGTCCCAGCCAAGAGGGGCGAGagccagaggtgcaggtggagctGGAGCTGTACACCCAACTGGAGCTGGAACTGGAGGCTGCAGGTGAGTTGGAGCTGGAGCAGCGGCAGCAGCCCCCTTTGCACCCAGCTGCCTGGTCATCGTCCTGCCCGGGCCCTCCGGGCTCCTGGCTGGGGCACACCCCCACAAGGGATTAGTGTGTGCCCTGTGCTGGTCGAGGGTCTCTGGTCTCCCCACACGTTGTGGAGGGGGTCTCGGGTCTGGCTGGGGGTGGTGATGGATGACCATCAAGGACCCTGAGTGGAAGCTCCTGGCAGccgaagggggcagagggagagggtggtggtggggaaggaagtgGCCCAAGGACATCttggggagaagaggcagaaggccGGGGGGAGATGTAGTCTTGGGGAGCCCCAATGTGcccgcttctccccactccccctgctgcccagccATAAGGATTTgatagagtacagtaaaacaactgacagacacattgcctgcccacctcaaacttagtctagagggggagacatattaatataatatCTGCCGAGggaccacggacaagtcacttaatttctctgagcctcagtttcatcatccgtaaaatggggatttaatcctattccctcctacttaaattgtgatgcttttgtgggacagagcctgtgtccaacccgattatcttgtatatttcctagcgcttagtacggtgcttggcagatagtaatcaCTTGATAAGTCCCATTAAAGAGAAAAAAGCCGAGAATGATTTTCAAAATAAGAAGTTCTTCCTCTTGGTTTGGCTTGGCACCATTTTTCAGTGACTAGCTCAGTGTCACCCAAATGATGACCAGGAAGGTTGGGCTTGGAACAGCGGATTTTGCTTAATTCACTGGAAAGGGAATTTACTTCTTAACAGAATATGTGCTGAGGTGAAAGAAAAGCACAACTACTGGAATATTTTTGTAATGCCTCCTGGATATTTTTTCATGGCCTTTTTTTTGTTCTGTCTGTATTTAGGTGTGTTTTTAAAAGCTATCTTGGTGCAGTCAGTTGATCTGCCAATCCAAGGGAGTCTGAGTTGGCTGAAAAATTCATGGAGAAGCAAAAACTCAACGTTCTGGTAAGTTTGCAAGTTATAAGTACAATATTGCGCATTTGCTTACATGTATATATGCTTGtactccattaattcattcaatcatatttattgagcgcttgctgtgtgcagagcactgtactaagtgttggggagagtaccagacaacaataaacagacacattctctgcccacaatgagctttgagACTTATctacctatcttgccactgaccctgtGCCCATAATCTTCCTCTGGCCTGTGCCCA
This sequence is a window from Ornithorhynchus anatinus isolate Pmale09 chromosome 20, mOrnAna1.pri.v4, whole genome shotgun sequence. Protein-coding genes within it:
- the TMEM272 gene encoding transmembrane protein 272; amino-acid sequence: MSGGLEKACHRCISKIASNACFISALLAFLALPLSMAFTGIKFLEDCPIQPLIPLYLLVGGIVGSLKVSLLLYDSNRMRQLLSKSIVIDDDDDDEYPWRQNAHRYYVHLVLSLFLFLWFIMGNYWVFSIYPPDFIPPFHRPQDYCDKTLYIFAVGALSLSHAGLCLLVCCSCCTYLFSKRSEALGGD